The Blastocatellia bacterium genome contains a region encoding:
- a CDS encoding AAA family ATPase, producing the protein MYRSFEVRGFRCLRKLTLDSLERVNLIAGVNNVGKTALLEALFLHCGAYNPALTLSINAFRGIDSIKVELGKRAETPWDSLFSDFNVSQNVELEGENDVAEHRLLQLRVIRQPEELARLRWFIQRDLGSSENLPLTSKSAILSSTVVETVLELVYRQEGREDKYYMILDPTGLRTEPIPPPPPFPAFFLAARMPVSWQEDAELIGKLDIAGQQDVLVEALRVIEPKLRRLSLVVTGGVPMIHGDVGVGRLLPLPVMGEGMVRIASLVLRIANASGGVVLVDEIENGLHHSILPSVWQVIGKYARRFNTQVFATTHSLECITAAHEAFTQSELYDFRLHRLERKNEVIRAVTYDKEVLAAALETGLEVR; encoded by the coding sequence ATGTATAGATCATTTGAAGTGCGTGGATTTCGGTGCCTTCGGAAGTTGACCCTTGACAGCCTGGAGCGTGTTAACCTGATTGCGGGAGTCAACAACGTAGGCAAAACGGCTCTGTTGGAGGCACTCTTCCTCCATTGTGGTGCCTACAACCCAGCTTTGACTTTAAGCATCAACGCTTTTCGCGGCATAGACTCTATAAAGGTCGAACTTGGGAAACGGGCAGAAACCCCTTGGGATTCACTCTTCAGCGACTTCAATGTCTCTCAGAATGTGGAACTGGAAGGGGAGAATGACGTCGCTGAACATCGGCTTCTTCAGCTCAGGGTCATCCGTCAGCCAGAAGAACTGGCGAGACTTCGTTGGTTTATCCAACGTGATTTAGGGAGCTCTGAGAACCTCCCTCTGACATCAAAGAGTGCTATCCTATCGTCAACAGTTGTAGAGACCGTACTTGAACTCGTGTATCGGCAGGAGGGAAGGGAGGATAAGTATTACATGATTCTTGATCCCACGGGCTTGCGCACAGAGCCGATTCCACCGCCGCCGCCCTTTCCGGCCTTCTTCCTCGCGGCGCGCATGCCTGTTTCTTGGCAAGAGGACGCCGAACTCATCGGGAAACTCGACATAGCTGGGCAACAGGACGTGCTCGTAGAAGCGTTACGTGTCATAGAGCCAAAGTTGCGTCGCCTCTCTCTTGTGGTAACGGGTGGTGTTCCTATGATACACGGAGACGTGGGAGTAGGACGTCTCCTCCCTTTACCCGTCATGGGAGAGGGTATGGTGCGTATTGCCAGTCTCGTATTGAGAATCGCCAACGCCTCTGGGGGCGTTGTGTTGGTAGATGAAATCGAGAATGGGCTTCATCATTCCATTTTACCCAGTGTGTGGCAGGTGATTGGGAAGTACGCGCGTCGGTTTAACACGCAGGTTTTCGCTACCACACACAGTCTGGAATGTATCACAGCGGCTCATGAGGCATTCACGCAGAGTGAGCTGTACGATTTTCGCCTGCATCGCTTGGAGCGAAAGAATGAGGTCATCCGTGCAGTTACTTACGATAAAGAGGTGCTAGCAGCGGCCCTGGAGACAGGTTTGGAGGTGCGATGA
- a CDS encoding N(4)-(beta-N-acetylglucosaminyl)-L-asparaginase, producing MIVSRREFLKASALTGVAIPHATTIGSSAAETARATPPLVIASSNRIEVEGAEPYYGGLRATARALELLRQGRDTLEAVVAGVNLVEDDPNDDSVGYGGLPNEEGEVELDASVMHGPTGKAGAVAGLRYVKNPSSVAKLVLERTDHVLLVGEGALRFALSYGFPKQNLLTERSRRIWLRWREERSKDDDWGPSDVKLVPEEQSWETRYLRRILEHRPTGTINCLALNEKGEISGVTTTSGLAFKIPGRVGDSPLIGAGLYVDNDIGAAGSTGRGEEVIKICGAHTIVENMRHGMSPVDACLDALKRIVNKYKGRPDFQVKFYALNKKGEYGCAGIWSDVEFAVSDAKGHRIEPGAYLFKRPKK from the coding sequence ATGATTGTGTCAAGACGAGAGTTTCTCAAGGCAAGCGCCCTGACAGGTGTGGCGATACCACACGCGACAACGATTGGTTCGTCCGCCGCTGAAACCGCTCGAGCCACGCCGCCGCTGGTCATTGCCAGTTCCAATCGAATCGAAGTCGAAGGCGCTGAACCGTACTACGGCGGACTTCGCGCCACTGCCAGAGCGTTGGAACTGCTTCGACAAGGACGCGACACACTGGAAGCTGTTGTGGCCGGCGTGAATCTTGTCGAAGACGATCCCAACGACGATTCTGTCGGTTACGGTGGCCTGCCCAATGAAGAAGGTGAAGTCGAACTCGATGCGTCTGTCATGCATGGCCCGACAGGCAAGGCCGGAGCCGTGGCTGGACTCCGATACGTGAAAAACCCGTCAAGCGTCGCAAAATTGGTGCTAGAACGAACCGATCACGTCCTGCTTGTCGGCGAAGGCGCTTTGCGATTTGCGCTCTCTTACGGGTTTCCTAAACAAAATTTATTGACGGAACGCTCCCGCAGAATATGGCTGCGCTGGCGCGAAGAACGCAGTAAAGACGACGATTGGGGTCCGAGCGACGTCAAACTGGTGCCTGAAGAGCAATCATGGGAGACACGATACCTGCGGCGGATTTTAGAGCATCGTCCGACCGGCACGATCAATTGTCTTGCGTTGAATGAAAAAGGCGAAATCTCCGGCGTTACCACGACGAGTGGTCTGGCGTTCAAAATTCCTGGCCGTGTCGGCGACTCGCCGTTGATCGGGGCCGGGCTTTACGTAGACAATGACATCGGCGCTGCCGGCTCCACCGGACGCGGCGAGGAGGTCATCAAGATTTGCGGCGCGCATACGATTGTCGAAAACATGCGGCACGGCATGTCGCCGGTTGACGCTTGCCTGGACGCGCTTAAGCGCATTGTGAATAAATACAAAGGCCGACCTGACTTTCAGGTGAAATTCTACGCATTAAACAAAAAAGGCGAATACGGGTGTGCTGGGATTTGGTCTGATGTGGAATTTGCTGTGAGCGATGCGAAAGGTCATCGTATTGAACCCGGCGCGTATCTGTTCAAGCGACCGAAAAAATAA
- a CDS encoding protein kinase: MNEVKTDPLIGRVIAGRYEIEQKIGEGGMGSVYRARHIITGKIVAIKVLLEDLAAYDSFVQRFLHEAKAAAYLNHPHAINIIDCGRDGDVVYLLMEYVEGRTLKAVMRAEGPFSLERTSAILQQICAAVAAAHAQSIVHRDLKPDNIMLQQFADGTDYVKVLDFGIAKVLDEQKRSTQTPVSKNIFVGTPEYASPEQCNSKTPTHLSDIYSLGTIVYEMLTGRPVFIGEPMEVMLQHVQAQPPSLRHLRPDVPPAVEQVLMRALSKDPAERQQHVLELAKEFESAVYGGLVETSEPGVSGRNGFMMTLTPEPAIPAEVIATGAKSNDQLAWRRWFRSKRGRWLLAVSAGLLVVIAGAGFRFWHWYDMKPAVPAPPPVTSDVPLMAPVDQLLLTRELIENGDWAGALAELKRILANTEGVNPEAHMLLGRVYAEQGDETNAIRAYQTAIEQMGGLYPEAHYHYGQLLLERGELSQAERQFQQAVEGTERRHLPSLVALMDLALQRGETSVVNALFSEIISKAAETPDDWLQMGKASFVRGQYDYAARDLRRAIAAQPQGSAEAQMYLALTLARRDQFSEAREAFEQAISRRNGNYPRARFEFGKFLYEQGEVKRAVSELRAAVRLRGGHYPQAELALALALADWAVNRCDEAAQQLQLTISRQAIPFPEAEQALWRVYVARLGLLEEARKLSPRPEDRAWLEQRSEAILIESQDDTPVYRLISDKPLESGEARTYSLVPLARRGAYPTLALKIGVSALQLRWRAGEQNQSPRWAATLITPDGERLLDMTPVENHLMRKFAVEITVRVQPSSIALALDQQEVGQIAGDGSSPIQWSVTGGSVLVWSVRESKAMDNR, translated from the coding sequence ATGAATGAAGTCAAGACCGACCCGCTCATCGGGCGGGTGATAGCAGGGCGCTACGAGATCGAACAAAAGATCGGCGAAGGTGGCATGGGGTCGGTCTATCGCGCTCGCCACATCATCACAGGCAAGATTGTGGCCATCAAGGTGTTGTTGGAAGACCTGGCTGCTTATGACAGCTTTGTGCAACGATTCCTGCATGAGGCCAAAGCGGCTGCTTACCTGAATCATCCACATGCGATCAACATCATAGACTGCGGGCGTGACGGCGATGTGGTCTATCTGCTCATGGAATACGTCGAAGGGCGAACGCTCAAGGCTGTGATGCGAGCCGAAGGGCCATTTTCACTGGAGCGCACGTCAGCCATCTTGCAACAGATATGCGCGGCTGTGGCTGCTGCGCATGCGCAATCCATTGTGCATCGTGATCTGAAGCCGGACAACATCATGCTTCAGCAGTTTGCCGACGGCACTGATTATGTCAAAGTGCTCGATTTCGGGATTGCCAAGGTGTTGGACGAGCAGAAGCGAAGCACTCAAACGCCGGTGTCCAAGAATATCTTCGTCGGCACGCCCGAATATGCTTCGCCAGAACAGTGCAACTCCAAGACGCCGACGCATCTGTCGGACATCTACAGTTTAGGGACGATTGTTTACGAGATGTTGACGGGCCGGCCTGTGTTTATCGGCGAGCCGATGGAAGTCATGCTTCAGCACGTGCAAGCGCAGCCTCCGTCATTGCGCCACTTGCGGCCCGATGTGCCGCCCGCTGTGGAGCAAGTGTTGATGCGGGCGCTCAGCAAGGATCCAGCCGAGCGTCAACAGCACGTGTTGGAGTTGGCCAAGGAATTTGAATCGGCCGTGTACGGGGGGTTGGTAGAAACGAGCGAGCCAGGCGTCAGTGGTCGAAATGGGTTCATGATGACTTTGACGCCTGAGCCGGCAATTCCGGCAGAAGTCATTGCTACGGGAGCCAAATCGAACGATCAACTGGCCTGGCGCCGTTGGTTTCGCTCGAAGCGGGGACGCTGGCTACTGGCTGTGTCTGCCGGTTTGCTCGTCGTTATCGCCGGCGCCGGGTTTCGATTTTGGCACTGGTATGATATGAAACCGGCGGTGCCGGCGCCGCCGCCGGTCACTTCTGACGTTCCGTTGATGGCGCCAGTTGATCAGTTGCTGTTGACCAGAGAGCTAATTGAAAACGGCGATTGGGCGGGCGCTCTCGCTGAGCTGAAACGGATTTTGGCAAACACAGAAGGCGTCAACCCGGAAGCGCACATGTTGCTGGGCCGCGTTTACGCTGAGCAAGGCGACGAGACGAACGCCATCCGCGCATATCAAACGGCGATTGAGCAAATGGGTGGTCTCTATCCTGAGGCTCATTACCACTATGGGCAACTATTGCTTGAGCGCGGTGAGCTGTCGCAGGCTGAGCGTCAATTTCAGCAAGCGGTGGAAGGCACTGAGCGGCGTCACTTGCCATCGTTAGTCGCGTTAATGGACTTGGCGTTGCAGCGTGGCGAAACCAGTGTGGTCAACGCGCTGTTCAGCGAAATTATCTCCAAAGCCGCTGAAACGCCGGACGATTGGCTACAAATGGGCAAGGCTTCGTTTGTGCGCGGCCAGTATGATTACGCTGCGCGGGATTTGCGGCGAGCAATCGCGGCGCAACCTCAAGGCAGCGCAGAAGCCCAGATGTATTTAGCCTTGACATTGGCTCGGCGCGACCAGTTCAGCGAGGCCCGCGAAGCCTTTGAGCAAGCGATCTCGCGTCGAAATGGAAACTATCCGCGCGCGCGCTTTGAGTTTGGCAAATTCCTTTACGAGCAAGGCGAGGTCAAGCGCGCGGTGAGCGAGCTGCGCGCCGCCGTGCGATTGCGTGGTGGTCATTACCCACAAGCTGAATTGGCGCTCGCGCTGGCGTTAGCCGATTGGGCTGTCAATCGTTGTGACGAGGCAGCGCAGCAATTACAACTGACCATCAGTCGTCAGGCCATCCCATTTCCTGAAGCCGAGCAGGCGCTCTGGCGGGTTTACGTGGCTCGCCTTGGTTTGTTAGAAGAGGCTCGCAAACTCTCGCCTCGGCCTGAGGATCGGGCATGGTTGGAACAGCGGTCTGAGGCGATACTGATAGAGAGTCAGGACGACACGCCTGTCTACCGCCTTATCAGCGACAAGCCGTTGGAAAGCGGCGAGGCGCGAACATATTCCCTCGTCCCGCTAGCTCGTCGTGGCGCCTATCCGACGCTTGCCCTGAAAATCGGCGTAAGCGCCTTGCAACTGCGTTGGCGAGCTGGTGAACAAAACCAGTCGCCACGATGGGCTGCCACGTTGATCACACCCGATGGCGAACGCCTACTGGATATGACACCCGTAGAGAATCACCTGATGAGGAAATTCGCCGTGGAGATCACTGTTCGGGTTCAACCGAGTTCTATCGCTCTGGCGCTCGATCAGCAAGAAGTGGGACAAATAGCTGGCGACGGTTCCTCGCCGATTCAATGGTCAGTGACTGGTGGGAGCGTGTTGGTATGGAGTGTTCGTGAATCCAAAGCGATGGACAATCGTTGA
- a CDS encoding tetratricopeptide repeat protein — MKRQLNNIAQQHFDEGVARFNRGDLRGAAAAFELAIKHQQGRFPKACFYLGRVLSDLGELDQAVDAFTKALEQQPVNPDAYFYLGACLLQQGKLEAAVQAYQKAVEQQGGHNPLAFESLGRVLALQGRTDAAIKAHRTAIAQRGGLFPRAYYNLGLALWQQGEITEAVTAFERAIEQSSHPNPEYYFQLGKLLLDIGELDRSIQALQQAVSQRGGHYAEAQFELGRAWLIKGDLDPAVAAFRASLDDQPNNPDAHYHLGRALFRQSEFDAAIEAFQAAIDLRGGVFPLAYHDMGLAYAEQGSLDKAIEACALATKQNPFFPKAHYDYGRFLLARGELDQAIACFKRAIEQRQGRYPEAQRDMGKALALQGQIEAAIDLYQKVIAEGYDVAETQYDLGQLYFAKGDLRAAAAAYQAAVDSAGGRFARAWHNLGRVLYATRDLQGALNALQKAVSEQPHFPNAHYNLSCVLLELGQAEAALREVKLAIGQRESEFPEAHHQLGRVLFALNQPEQAIAAFEQAIAQRHGDFPEAFHDMGVARFAQNDTAGAIKAFRQAIALRPDAWPEAYTALGRALVREGQLSEAIQALTTSIKQRDHQPEAHYWLGRAYLESSAIEEAISEFRVAIEQQPDFAGAYYNLGRGLAMQSRLEEAIVAYRQALKLSPDFYKAQHALGVAYYLNGQISEAVSAYRAAIAERPDFARAHHDLGLALYENGDLQGAIAAFRESIKQAGDQPEAEAFYDLGNALFAQGQLDEAIEAYDSAIAIDPQYSQAHLKRGLALTEKGALAEAIAAFRQAIDAESGPFPYAYHNLGIVLYESGQIDEAIEAQQSAIEQCQHFPAAYYNLGNALYSKGWFDEAIQAYETAIKQSGGSFPEAERNLGNAWLSRGQLQKAVEHYRVAVEQTQGGDPHALNNLGLALFNAGDLDGAINAFVQAIQLQERDPDSHYHLGLVYARKGDLAQAQHHFRQALDQRDGNFPESHFELGKVLYELGEYAQAIHHFEQSLAQQSANPEAQYWLGRALTSQGDMEQAIKALEAACQAQPSGFPEARYEWALLLARQGNLNAAIEQLDLAIKERRDLFPEAHYQKGRLHARVGQLTKAIEEYHKAIEQRHGVYAEAYADLGRALYAKGDLTGANEAHGKAVQQRAGQGLELESRALAQEAEPLSDNLMQKLKARLRQARGTVNVRGLVEEHQLQTVSENSEEEELLLSPLIEDDVKAVTDQKRDRPPQQPERRERAE; from the coding sequence ATGAAACGACAACTGAACAACATTGCACAGCAGCATTTTGACGAAGGGGTTGCACGCTTCAATCGTGGCGACCTGCGTGGCGCGGCTGCCGCTTTTGAGTTGGCCATTAAACATCAGCAGGGGCGATTCCCCAAAGCGTGCTTTTACCTTGGACGAGTCCTCAGTGATCTAGGCGAATTGGATCAGGCCGTAGATGCCTTCACCAAAGCGCTTGAGCAACAACCGGTCAATCCTGATGCCTATTTTTATCTTGGCGCCTGCTTGCTTCAACAAGGCAAGCTGGAGGCAGCCGTACAAGCTTATCAAAAGGCGGTTGAGCAGCAGGGCGGACATAATCCGCTGGCCTTTGAGAGTCTGGGTCGTGTGCTGGCCTTGCAAGGGCGAACCGATGCAGCCATCAAAGCCCATCGCACAGCGATTGCTCAGCGCGGTGGGTTATTCCCGCGAGCCTATTACAATCTGGGACTGGCCCTCTGGCAACAAGGCGAGATCACTGAAGCGGTAACTGCCTTCGAGCGTGCCATTGAACAATCGAGCCATCCCAATCCCGAATACTACTTCCAGCTCGGCAAGCTGCTGTTGGACATCGGCGAGTTAGACCGTTCCATCCAGGCTTTGCAACAGGCCGTCTCACAACGCGGCGGACATTACGCCGAGGCGCAATTTGAATTGGGTCGCGCCTGGCTCATCAAAGGGGACCTTGATCCGGCGGTCGCTGCGTTTAGGGCCTCACTGGACGATCAACCGAATAATCCTGATGCCCATTATCATTTGGGGCGCGCCTTGTTTCGTCAGAGTGAATTTGATGCGGCGATTGAAGCCTTTCAAGCGGCCATTGATTTGCGTGGCGGCGTATTTCCTTTGGCTTATCATGATATGGGATTGGCCTATGCTGAGCAGGGATCGTTAGACAAGGCGATTGAAGCCTGCGCTCTGGCGACAAAGCAAAATCCTTTCTTTCCCAAGGCGCATTACGACTATGGTCGTTTTCTGTTAGCGCGGGGCGAACTGGATCAGGCCATTGCCTGTTTTAAGAGAGCGATTGAGCAACGCCAGGGGCGTTATCCCGAAGCTCAGCGCGATATGGGGAAGGCGTTGGCGTTGCAGGGGCAAATCGAAGCGGCCATTGATTTGTATCAGAAGGTGATCGCCGAAGGTTACGATGTGGCCGAGACGCAATACGATCTGGGGCAACTCTATTTTGCCAAGGGAGACTTACGCGCGGCTGCGGCTGCTTATCAAGCGGCGGTTGATTCAGCCGGTGGGCGGTTTGCCCGCGCCTGGCACAATCTGGGGCGTGTCTTGTATGCCACACGCGACTTGCAAGGCGCATTAAACGCGCTCCAGAAGGCCGTCAGTGAACAGCCGCATTTTCCCAATGCGCATTACAATCTTTCCTGTGTGTTGTTGGAGCTTGGGCAAGCCGAAGCGGCGCTCCGCGAAGTGAAGCTCGCCATCGGGCAACGCGAGAGTGAATTTCCTGAAGCTCACCATCAATTAGGGCGGGTGTTATTTGCCTTGAATCAGCCTGAACAAGCCATTGCGGCATTTGAACAAGCCATTGCTCAACGTCATGGCGACTTTCCCGAAGCGTTTCATGACATGGGGGTCGCTCGGTTTGCGCAAAACGACACGGCTGGCGCCATCAAGGCGTTTCGCCAGGCGATCGCCTTGCGACCGGACGCGTGGCCGGAAGCATATACGGCGCTGGGTCGGGCGCTGGTCCGAGAAGGTCAACTGAGCGAGGCCATTCAGGCGCTGACCACGTCTATCAAACAACGAGATCATCAGCCTGAAGCTCATTATTGGTTAGGTCGTGCTTATCTGGAGTCATCGGCCATTGAAGAAGCGATCAGTGAGTTTCGCGTGGCGATTGAGCAGCAGCCGGACTTTGCCGGCGCCTATTACAATTTGGGTCGTGGGTTGGCGATGCAGTCCCGACTGGAAGAGGCTATCGTCGCTTATCGTCAAGCGTTGAAGCTCAGCCCTGATTTTTATAAAGCGCAGCACGCGCTCGGCGTGGCGTATTACTTGAACGGCCAGATAAGCGAGGCGGTAAGCGCCTATCGAGCGGCTATCGCCGAGCGACCCGATTTCGCGCGCGCGCATCATGACCTGGGCTTGGCGCTTTATGAGAACGGCGATCTGCAGGGCGCGATCGCTGCCTTCCGTGAAAGCATCAAGCAAGCCGGCGATCAACCCGAAGCCGAAGCCTTTTACGATCTGGGCAATGCCTTATTCGCTCAAGGTCAACTGGACGAGGCAATCGAAGCTTACGACTCAGCCATTGCCATTGATCCGCAATATAGCCAGGCTCATCTGAAACGTGGTTTGGCCCTCACCGAAAAAGGCGCCTTGGCTGAGGCGATTGCTGCGTTTCGTCAAGCCATTGACGCAGAAAGCGGGCCGTTCCCCTATGCTTATCACAATCTTGGCATCGTGTTGTACGAGTCCGGGCAGATTGATGAGGCCATTGAAGCTCAGCAGTCGGCCATCGAACAGTGTCAGCATTTCCCAGCCGCCTATTACAACCTCGGTAATGCGCTCTACAGCAAAGGCTGGTTTGATGAGGCGATTCAGGCCTATGAAACGGCCATCAAGCAAAGCGGCGGCAGCTTCCCCGAAGCTGAACGCAATCTCGGTAACGCCTGGTTGAGTCGCGGTCAACTGCAAAAAGCCGTTGAGCATTATCGTGTGGCTGTTGAACAAACTCAGGGAGGAGACCCCCATGCGTTGAACAATCTGGGATTGGCGTTGTTTAACGCTGGTGATTTGGATGGAGCCATCAATGCGTTTGTCCAAGCGATTCAACTGCAGGAGCGCGATCCCGACTCGCATTATCATTTGGGCCTCGTCTATGCTCGCAAAGGAGACCTGGCGCAGGCGCAGCATCACTTCCGGCAAGCGCTCGATCAACGTGACGGCAATTTCCCTGAATCGCATTTTGAATTAGGCAAAGTTCTCTACGAGTTGGGAGAGTATGCCCAGGCGATCCATCATTTTGAGCAATCGCTAGCCCAGCAAAGCGCTAACCCAGAAGCGCAGTATTGGCTAGGCCGCGCCCTGACCAGTCAGGGTGACATGGAGCAGGCCATCAAAGCGCTGGAAGCTGCCTGTCAGGCGCAACCATCAGGCTTTCCCGAAGCGCGATATGAATGGGCGCTGTTGCTCGCGCGGCAGGGCAACTTGAATGCCGCGATTGAACAACTTGACCTGGCAATCAAGGAACGACGCGATCTCTTTCCCGAAGCGCACTATCAAAAAGGTCGCTTGCACGCGCGCGTTGGTCAACTCACGAAGGCAATTGAAGAATACCACAAAGCGATTGAGCAACGGCATGGCGTGTATGCTGAAGCGTATGCTGATCTGGGGCGCGCGTTGTATGCCAAAGGCGATTTGACGGGCGCTAATGAAGCTCACGGAAAAGCGGTCCAGCAACGCGCGGGGCAGGGCTTGGAACTAGAATCGCGAGCATTGGCGCAAGAAGCCGAGCCGCTTTCGGATAATCTCATGCAGAAGTTGAAAGCCCGCTTGCGACAGGCGCGCGGCACGGTCAACGTGCGTGGATTGGTGGAAGAGCACCAGTTGCAAACAGTCAGCGAAAACTCGGAAGAAGAAGAACTCCTGCTGAGTCCGCTGATTGAGGATGACGTCAAGGCGGTGACTGATCAAAAAAGAGATCGGCCACCCCAACAACCAGAGAGGAGAGAACGCGCTGAGTGA
- the pyrE gene encoding orotate phosphoribosyltransferase, whose protein sequence is MNEILSIFEQTGAVLDGHFLLSSGLHSPRYVQCALVLQYPDQAAHLGALLAEYFRQAQPQVVLAPAIGGIIVAHEVARALGARAMFAERKHSDMQLRRGFHLAPGERVVVVEDVVTTGESLNEVIQIALNRGGQVVGVGSLINRGRGLLFPLGLKLHSLVTLEIPTYQPGECPLCQQGMPFTAPGTRQSA, encoded by the coding sequence ATGAATGAAATTCTGAGCATCTTTGAGCAGACTGGCGCCGTGCTGGACGGCCATTTTTTACTTTCATCCGGCTTGCATAGTCCACGTTATGTTCAGTGCGCGTTGGTGCTTCAGTATCCCGATCAAGCAGCCCATCTGGGCGCGTTGCTAGCTGAATACTTCAGGCAGGCGCAGCCACAGGTGGTGCTCGCGCCGGCCATCGGCGGCATCATCGTGGCGCACGAGGTAGCCCGCGCGCTCGGTGCCCGTGCGATGTTTGCTGAGCGGAAGCATTCGGATATGCAATTGCGTCGCGGGTTTCATCTGGCGCCGGGCGAACGAGTCGTCGTCGTTGAGGACGTTGTCACCACAGGTGAGTCATTGAACGAGGTCATTCAAATCGCGCTGAACCGCGGCGGGCAGGTTGTCGGTGTCGGTTCGCTGATCAATCGTGGTCGTGGCCTGTTGTTCCCATTGGGATTAAAGCTGCACTCGCTCGTCACATTGGAGATTCCCACTTATCAACCCGGCGAATGCCCGTTATGTCAGCAGGGGATGCCATTCACGGCGCCGGGGACGCGGCAATCAGCATGA
- the truA gene encoding tRNA pseudouridine(38-40) synthase TruA, whose translation MNNIKAVLQYDGTEYHGWQIQPGRRTIQGVLTEALSQLDQRPVIVHGAGRTDAGAHAEGQVANFFLSRRWATADLIRAINACLPRDIRVVEASPVDPLFHARFDAKAKTYRYRFYLGRVVSPFLYRYVYPCFYPLNVSRMQEACSLLLGKHDFAAFSSRSQERSTTIRVITEITLVESDHMLELCVTADGFLRAMVRRLAGTLQEVGRGRMSLEQVAALLHHDPAVEAGPTLPAQGLTLLRVDY comes from the coding sequence ATGAACAACATCAAAGCCGTACTTCAATATGACGGCACGGAATATCACGGCTGGCAAATACAGCCTGGGCGGCGGACAATTCAAGGCGTATTGACAGAGGCGCTCTCGCAATTGGATCAGCGTCCGGTGATCGTACATGGCGCCGGGCGAACCGATGCTGGCGCTCACGCTGAAGGGCAGGTCGCTAACTTTTTTCTTTCTCGTCGCTGGGCGACAGCCGATTTGATTCGAGCGATCAATGCGTGCCTGCCGCGTGACATTCGTGTGGTGGAGGCATCGCCTGTAGACCCCCTGTTTCATGCTCGGTTTGATGCAAAAGCAAAAACCTATCGCTATCGTTTCTATCTCGGTCGAGTGGTCAGTCCATTTCTATATCGGTACGTCTATCCATGTTTCTATCCGTTGAATGTGAGCCGTATGCAGGAGGCTTGCTCATTATTGCTCGGCAAGCACGATTTTGCTGCGTTTTCTTCACGGTCACAAGAGCGTTCGACGACGATCCGAGTGATCACCGAGATCACGTTGGTTGAATCTGACCACATGCTGGAATTGTGCGTGACCGCCGATGGTTTTTTACGGGCGATGGTGCGGCGTTTGGCCGGCACGTTGCAAGAAGTGGGGCGTGGTAGGATGTCGCTTGAGCAGGTCGCCGCCTTGTTACATCACGATCCGGCCGTTGAAGCCGGACCGACCTTACCGGCTCAAGGGTTGACGCTGCTTCGGGTGGACTACTAA
- a CDS encoding isoprenyl transferase — protein sequence MIDFAGVIEKGSREEELLSRIDPDHLPQHIAIIMDGNGRWARARGKSRVMGHRAGTQAARLAVDTCARLGIDALTLYAFSTENWKRPAQEVHALMQLLKEFIHRELSTLKRHNVRLNAIGRLNELEATVREKVLWAMQETAANTGMRLNVALNYSGRTELVDAFRSLYRHALQQGLQPEHIDEPLIEAHLYTAGLPDPDLLIRTSGEMRISNFLLWQIAYTELYITDVLWPDFGRAELFSAIIAFQQRERRFGGVSAVAPAALMKAR from the coding sequence ATGATAGACTTTGCCGGCGTTATTGAGAAAGGCTCGCGCGAGGAAGAACTGCTCAGTCGGATTGATCCTGATCACTTACCCCAGCATATCGCGATCATCATGGACGGTAACGGGCGCTGGGCGCGCGCGCGCGGCAAATCCCGTGTGATGGGGCATCGCGCCGGCACGCAGGCGGCGCGCCTCGCCGTTGATACCTGTGCCCGATTGGGCATTGACGCGCTCACGCTCTATGCGTTTTCCACCGAGAATTGGAAACGACCAGCTCAAGAAGTTCATGCCTTGATGCAGTTGCTCAAGGAATTCATTCATCGGGAATTGAGCACACTCAAACGGCATAACGTGCGGCTGAATGCCATCGGCCGATTGAACGAGTTGGAGGCAACCGTCCGCGAAAAGGTGCTATGGGCGATGCAGGAGACGGCGGCCAACACGGGCATGCGATTGAATGTGGCGCTCAATTACAGTGGACGGACCGAATTGGTGGATGCGTTCCGTTCGTTATACCGGCACGCCCTCCAGCAGGGGTTGCAGCCCGAGCACATTGATGAACCGTTGATTGAGGCTCATCTGTATACAGCCGGGTTGCCAGACCCTGACCTGCTGATTCGCACCAGCGGTGAGATGCGCATCAGCAATTTCCTTCTCTGGCAAATCGCGTACACGGAGTTGTACATCACCGATGTTTTGTGGCCTGATTTTGGGCGAGCTGAGTTATTTTCTGCGATCATTGCCTTTCAGCAACGAGAACGACGGTTTGGTGGTGTGTCAGCAGTCGCGCCTGCTGCGCTGATGAAGGCCCGATAA